GCCAGCACTGACCCGGCACCCAAAATAACGCCTTCGGCAACCTCTGAACGTGCGCCAATAAAGCAATCGTCCTCAATGATGACAGGGTTGGCTTGCAGAGGTTCCAACACTCCCCCGATACCGACACCACCGGAAATGTGAACGTTTTTGCCAATTTGCGCGCAAGAACCTACCGTTGACCATGTATCTATCATGGTCCCGCTATCAACCCTCGCACCTATATTAATGAAGCAAGGCATCATCACCACGCCCGGTGCAATATAAGCGGAGTGGCGCACGATAGCCCCCGGTACAGCACGAAATCCGGCAGCGTTGAACTCTGTCTCTCCCCAGCCCTCAAACTTGAGGGAAACTTTATCCCACCATTGCGCCTTGCGGCCCGGTGCTCCATCAATGCCGGTCATATCGTTGAGTCGAAAAGACAGCAGAACGGCTTTTTTGAGCCATTGATGAGTTATCCACTCATTCCCTCTTTTTTCGGCGACCCGTAGCTGCCCATCATCTAGACCATTTAGTGCTACATTAACAGCATCACGTACTGGCCCTTGAGTTTCAGGTGTAATAGTATTTATGTTATCAAACGCCTGATTGATGATTGTCTCATGATTGTCCATGGTCTCTATGGTTAAAGCAATTTCCTAAAAAGTCAAAAAGTAAAGTATTCCAGAAAAGAATATCGGAGTTGAAACGTCACCCCTTAAACGGTTTTCTTATAGATTGACCCTATAACCGGAGCGGTGATGAGCATAAGTGCCGTTTTGC
The sequence above is a segment of the Parvularculales bacterium genome. Coding sequences within it:
- the dapD gene encoding 2,3,4,5-tetrahydropyridine-2,6-dicarboxylate N-succinyltransferase, translating into MDNHETIINQAFDNINTITPETQGPVRDAVNVALNGLDDGQLRVAEKRGNEWITHQWLKKAVLLSFRLNDMTGIDGAPGRKAQWWDKVSLKFEGWGETEFNAAGFRAVPGAIVRHSAYIAPGVVMMPCFINIGARVDSGTMIDTWSTVGSCAQIGKNVHISGGVGIGGVLEPLQANPVIIEDDCFIGARSEVAEGVILGAGSVLATGVFLTASTKIIDRATGETHQGYVPSGSVVVSGTLPGKPLPNGNGEPGPGLACAVIVKTVDAQTRAKTSVNDLLRETPVQ